The following are from one region of the Phycisphaeraceae bacterium genome:
- a CDS encoding DoxX family protein, whose product MRKRDALGLSLGPVFLRLILAITFIWAGAGKFLMEIPVSPPPPAQVQNTPNGETPDAGTSNSTAPTEASPTTQKAYHAIAGLITHAANPGFDSNGDELRPIWPAQLAQGHWPNTLALTASLSELIAGFLILIGLFTRFSSLVTLGVMAVAIWLTQIGPAIQTGDALLGFLPNRGAFDLDAAGMSVWFTLLWQFSLLCISAALMFLGAGTLSLDRLVFGGPSRATRSKSRETKESTT is encoded by the coding sequence ATGCGCAAACGCGATGCTCTCGGTCTCAGCCTCGGCCCGGTCTTTCTTCGCCTCATCCTCGCCATCACGTTCATCTGGGCTGGTGCAGGCAAGTTCCTGATGGAAATCCCCGTTTCCCCACCGCCCCCCGCGCAGGTACAAAATACCCCGAACGGCGAAACCCCCGACGCCGGCACGAGCAACAGCACTGCGCCGACCGAAGCGAGTCCCACAACCCAAAAGGCATACCACGCCATCGCCGGCCTCATCACTCACGCTGCCAATCCCGGCTTTGATTCCAATGGCGATGAACTTCGCCCAATCTGGCCCGCCCAACTCGCCCAAGGTCATTGGCCCAATACTCTCGCACTCACTGCCTCGCTCTCCGAACTCATTGCCGGATTCCTGATCCTCATCGGCTTGTTCACACGCTTCAGCAGCTTGGTCACTCTCGGCGTCATGGCAGTCGCCATCTGGCTCACGCAAATCGGGCCCGCAATACAAACTGGAGACGCACTCCTTGGCTTCCTCCCCAACCGCGGGGCGTTCGATCTCGATGCCGCTGGCATGTCTGTCTGGTTCACCCTCCTGTGGCAATTCTCGCTGCTCTGCATATCGGCCGCATTGATGTTCCTCGGTGCTGGCACGCTCAGCCTCGATCGACTTGTCTTCGGCGGGCCTTCACGCGCCACTCGATCCAAGTCGCGTGAGACCAAGGAGTCCACCACTTGA